One stretch of Chitinophaga pendula DNA includes these proteins:
- a CDS encoding Gfo/Idh/MocA family protein produces the protein MKKIAMLGSGFIGRFYADSLQGQRSRDKIVSIYSRREESAKKFAADYQVAHWTTDMEAAIAHPEVDVVCISLPNNLHETAVNLCCKHKKGVICTKPLGRNAEEAKRMLEAVEKAGIFNGYLEDLVYTPKFLKALDSVKNGALGRILWAKSRETHPGPHSEWFWDKEQAGGGCILDLGCHCVEIARSFIGKDIKPIEVMCWADTQVKPIDAEDHAIGLVKYENGAIGQFEVSWTFRGGLDLRDEVMGTEGTIWLNSFLRTGFDMFTTGKGADYVAEKAESNSGWLFPVGDELNELGYNHMFADMFNAMENGRPPQETFYDGYVVNAVLDAAYRSSASKQWEPVKLDIWRGKEGIGKDKTLTEYNEQYYLVKEEMTHFGAKKLILKDKKTGQIIEKVD, from the coding sequence ATGAAAAAGATTGCCATGCTAGGCTCGGGTTTCATCGGGCGATTTTACGCAGACTCCCTGCAAGGACAAAGAAGCAGAGACAAGATCGTTAGCATCTACTCCCGCCGCGAAGAAAGCGCCAAAAAGTTTGCAGCAGACTATCAGGTAGCTCACTGGACCACCGATATGGAAGCAGCAATCGCACACCCGGAAGTAGATGTTGTCTGCATCTCCCTGCCCAACAACCTCCATGAAACAGCAGTAAACCTATGTTGCAAACACAAAAAAGGGGTAATCTGTACTAAACCCCTGGGCCGCAACGCCGAAGAAGCCAAACGGATGCTCGAAGCAGTGGAAAAAGCCGGTATCTTCAACGGATACCTCGAAGACCTGGTATATACCCCCAAATTCCTCAAAGCCCTCGATAGCGTTAAAAATGGCGCCCTCGGCCGCATACTTTGGGCCAAATCCAGAGAAACACATCCCGGCCCCCACAGCGAATGGTTCTGGGATAAAGAACAAGCAGGCGGTGGATGTATCCTCGACCTCGGATGCCATTGCGTAGAAATCGCACGTAGCTTCATCGGTAAAGACATCAAACCCATCGAAGTAATGTGCTGGGCCGATACACAGGTTAAACCCATCGACGCAGAAGACCATGCCATCGGCCTCGTAAAATACGAAAACGGTGCCATCGGTCAGTTCGAAGTAAGCTGGACCTTCCGCGGAGGCCTCGACCTCCGCGACGAAGTAATGGGCACAGAAGGGACCATCTGGCTCAATAGCTTCCTACGCACCGGCTTCGATATGTTCACCACCGGTAAAGGCGCCGACTACGTAGCAGAAAAAGCAGAAAGCAACAGCGGCTGGCTATTCCCCGTAGGCGACGAACTCAACGAACTGGGATACAACCACATGTTCGCCGATATGTTCAACGCCATGGAAAATGGCCGCCCCCCACAAGAAACATTCTACGACGGATATGTCGTTAACGCCGTACTCGACGCCGCCTACCGCAGCAGCGCCAGCAAACAGTGGGAACCCGTTAAACTCGATATTTGGAGAGGAAAAGAAGGCATCGGTAAAGACAAAACACTCACCGAATACAACGAACAATACTACCTCGTTAAAGAAGAAATGACTCACTTCGGCGCCAAAAAACTCATCCTGAAAGATAAAAAAACCGGACAAATCATCGAAAAAGTAGACTGA
- the nth gene encoding endonuclease III translates to MTKKERFAFVLDYFEKHAPNAETELIYDNTYQLLVAVILSAQCTDKRVNMTTPAIFQQYPDIESLSHATFDDLFPLIRSISYPNNKTKHLIGMAQMVIEDFNGEIPATVPELVKLPGVGRKTANVITSVVHHQPNMAVDTHVFRVSARIGLTTNAKTPLQTEQQLLKYIPTEKVHIAHHWLILHGRYICLARSPKCEECGLRPVCKYYQQNLRKGF, encoded by the coding sequence ATGACAAAGAAAGAGCGCTTCGCATTCGTATTGGACTACTTCGAAAAACATGCACCAAACGCCGAAACAGAACTGATCTACGATAATACCTACCAACTCCTGGTAGCCGTAATCCTGTCTGCCCAATGCACCGATAAAAGGGTCAACATGACCACCCCCGCCATCTTTCAGCAATACCCGGATATCGAAAGCCTCAGCCACGCCACCTTCGACGATCTCTTCCCGCTCATCCGCAGCATCAGCTACCCCAATAACAAAACCAAACATCTCATCGGAATGGCCCAAATGGTCATCGAAGACTTTAATGGCGAAATACCCGCTACCGTACCAGAACTGGTCAAACTACCAGGCGTAGGCCGCAAAACAGCCAATGTCATTACCTCCGTCGTACACCACCAACCCAATATGGCCGTCGATACCCACGTATTCCGGGTATCCGCTCGCATCGGCCTTACCACCAACGCCAAAACACCCCTCCAGACCGAACAACAACTACTCAAATATATACCCACAGAAAAGGTACATATAGCCCACCACTGGCTCATCCTGCACGGCCGGTACATCTGCCTCGCCCGCTCGCCAAAATGCGAAGAATGCGGCCTCAGACCCGTCTGCAAATATTATCAGCAAAACCTTCGGAAAGGCTTCTAA
- a CDS encoding SUMF1/EgtB/PvdO family nonheme iron enzyme encodes MRRLTSVSLLLGTGILLSMTSCNKDGGGGLFGKKKDKSSATGWSYNDPKMGGFTVAKNKDQQTGPGLVFVQGGTFAMGATEQDVMGDWNNIPRRITVSSFYIDESEVSNVHYREYLFWIKRVYNESFPEVYRKALPDTLVWRSELAYNEPLVEYYFRHPAYNDYPVVGVTWKQATDYCKWRSNRVNEKLLMDKGLLSKADVANQADDNTFDTKAYTAGLYEGTPGKMSKGTKSQFKNADGTPRRAEFEDGIMLPAYRLPTEAEWEYAALGYIGQNPSSSKKEGKRGEELIMNKQIYSWGTNTAGLRDIRRGNWQGQFLANFKRGSGDNMGMAGGLNDRASIPGPVRSFFPNTFGIYNMSGNVAEWVLDVYRPLNPIDGDDFNYFRGNKFETVLMNGENEPEKDSLGMLKMRAITDEESAGRLNYQKGDVINYLDGDSLSQVQYGYGITSLVNDKSRVIKGGSWNDRAYWLSPGSRRFMQEDMATNTVGFRCAMDRVGSPEGNRFKTGNLFRKQRQKR; translated from the coding sequence ATGCGTAGATTAACCTCTGTATCATTGCTCCTAGGCACCGGCATATTGCTATCCATGACGTCTTGTAACAAAGACGGCGGCGGTGGGCTTTTCGGCAAGAAAAAAGATAAATCTTCCGCTACCGGTTGGAGCTATAACGACCCAAAGATGGGTGGCTTCACCGTAGCTAAAAATAAAGACCAGCAAACCGGCCCGGGTCTTGTATTCGTTCAGGGTGGTACCTTCGCAATGGGGGCCACAGAACAGGATGTAATGGGCGACTGGAATAATATCCCTCGCCGTATTACCGTATCCTCCTTCTACATCGACGAATCCGAAGTATCCAACGTACACTACCGCGAATACCTCTTCTGGATTAAAAGGGTGTACAACGAATCCTTCCCCGAAGTATACCGCAAAGCACTGCCCGATACCCTCGTTTGGCGTAGCGAACTGGCATACAACGAACCACTGGTAGAATACTACTTCCGCCACCCGGCATACAACGACTATCCAGTAGTAGGTGTAACTTGGAAACAGGCCACCGACTATTGTAAATGGCGCTCCAACCGGGTGAACGAAAAACTCCTCATGGACAAAGGCCTCCTCTCCAAAGCAGACGTAGCCAACCAGGCCGATGACAACACCTTCGATACCAAAGCATATACTGCCGGTCTCTATGAAGGCACCCCTGGTAAAATGTCCAAAGGCACCAAAAGCCAGTTCAAAAATGCAGATGGCACCCCCCGCCGCGCAGAGTTTGAAGATGGTATCATGCTCCCGGCATACCGCCTCCCCACTGAAGCAGAATGGGAATACGCTGCCCTCGGTTACATTGGGCAGAACCCCTCCTCCTCCAAAAAAGAAGGTAAACGTGGAGAAGAGCTGATCATGAACAAACAGATCTACTCCTGGGGTACCAACACCGCCGGCCTCCGCGACATCCGCCGTGGCAACTGGCAAGGTCAGTTCCTCGCCAACTTCAAACGTGGATCTGGTGACAACATGGGTATGGCCGGTGGTCTGAACGACCGCGCTTCCATCCCTGGCCCTGTCCGCTCCTTCTTCCCCAATACATTTGGTATTTATAACATGTCCGGTAACGTAGCCGAATGGGTACTCGACGTATATCGTCCCCTCAACCCTATCGATGGCGATGACTTCAACTACTTCCGCGGTAATAAGTTCGAAACCGTACTTATGAATGGTGAGAATGAACCCGAAAAAGATAGCCTCGGTATGCTGAAAATGCGTGCCATCACCGACGAAGAAAGTGCCGGCCGTCTGAACTACCAGAAAGGAGATGTGATCAACTACCTCGATGGTGACTCCCTCTCCCAGGTACAATATGGTTACGGTATCACCTCCCTCGTGAATGATAAATCACGCGTGATCAAAGGTGGTAGCTGGAACGACCGCGCTTACTGGCTCTCTCCAGGCAGCCGCCGCTTCATGCAAGAAGATATGGCCACCAATACTGTCGGATTCCGTTGCGCAATGGACCGCGTAGGTAGCCCGGAAGGTAACCGCTTCAAAACCGGTAACCTCTTCCGCAAACAGCGTCAAAAGAGATAA
- the gldA gene encoding gliding motility-associated ABC transporter ATP-binding subunit GldA produces MSIEVAALGKNYGEQKAVDNISFRLNKGEIVGFLGPNGAGKSTTMKMITGYLPPSSGTASVCGFDVTREPLQVRRRLGYLPEANPLYHDMYVREFLGFIADVHLLGPKKEQRISEMIGLTGLRPESGKKIGALSKGYKQRVGLAQALLHDPEVLILDEPTSGLDPNQLADIRSLIKDLGSDKTVILSTHIMQEVTAMCTRAIIINKGKLVADDTLQHLQEGNNTSAHIQVAFGEPITLIELTQLPGITQVIPLENNTWQLYGPELEAIRKNLLHFALINNRNILSLQSNSQSLEAIFRQLTQQ; encoded by the coding sequence ATGTCAATAGAAGTTGCTGCATTGGGTAAGAACTACGGGGAACAGAAAGCCGTAGACAATATTTCATTCCGGCTCAATAAAGGGGAGATCGTCGGATTCCTCGGTCCCAACGGTGCCGGCAAATCCACTACCATGAAGATGATCACCGGTTACCTCCCCCCTTCCTCAGGTACCGCCAGCGTCTGTGGCTTCGATGTCACCCGCGAGCCACTACAGGTACGCCGCCGCCTAGGATACCTCCCCGAAGCCAATCCACTGTACCACGACATGTACGTACGTGAGTTCCTGGGCTTCATCGCCGATGTACACCTCCTTGGCCCTAAAAAAGAACAGCGGATCTCCGAAATGATAGGCCTCACCGGCCTCCGCCCCGAAAGCGGTAAAAAGATCGGCGCCCTCTCCAAAGGATACAAACAGCGCGTAGGCCTAGCACAAGCCCTGCTGCACGACCCGGAAGTACTCATCCTCGACGAACCCACCTCCGGCCTCGATCCTAACCAACTGGCAGATATCCGCTCCCTCATCAAAGACCTGGGTAGTGACAAAACCGTCATACTCTCCACACACATCATGCAGGAAGTCACCGCCATGTGCACCCGGGCCATCATCATCAACAAAGGCAAATTGGTAGCAGACGATACCCTGCAACACCTCCAGGAAGGCAATAACACTTCCGCCCACATCCAGGTAGCCTTCGGCGAACCCATCACCCTGATCGAACTGACACAACTGCCCGGCATCACCCAAGTCATCCCACTGGAAAATAATACCTGGCAGCTCTACGGACCAGAACTGGAAGCCATCCGTAAAAACCTGCTACATTTCGCTTTGATTAATAACCGGAACATACTTTCTTTGCAGAGCAATTCGCAAAGCCTCGAAGCTATCTTCAGGCAGCTCACGCAACAATAG
- the eno gene encoding phosphopyruvate hydratase, producing MSIISEIHARQILDSRGNPTVEVDVTTEDGQFGRAAVPSGASTGKHEAVELRDNDKSVYMGKGVIQAVSNVNDIIAEELIGLDVTDQAGIDKLLIDLDGTHNKAKLGANATLAVSMAVAKAAAEVANLPLYRYLGGVNANTLPLPLMNILNGGVHADNKIDYQEFMIIPVGAATFSEGLRWGVEIFHHLKSVLKKKGYSTNVGDEGGFAPEIQSNEEAIETVLQAIEAAGYKPGEQIGIALDAASSEMFNDADKTYKFYKSSGKIITSDEMVAYWAEWCKKYPILSIEDGMAEDDWDGWKKLTEAIGANVQLVGDDLFVTNVNRLKQGIDQDIANSILIKVNQIGTITETINAVNMAHKAGYTSIMSHRSGETEDTTIADLAVALNCGQIKTGSASRTDRMAKYNQLIRIEEQLGETAFFPKNSVKFGKR from the coding sequence ATGAGTATCATTTCAGAGATCCATGCCAGGCAAATACTGGATAGCCGCGGAAATCCTACAGTAGAAGTAGATGTAACCACAGAAGATGGCCAGTTCGGCCGCGCTGCTGTTCCATCCGGCGCCTCCACAGGTAAGCACGAAGCAGTAGAACTACGCGACAACGACAAGAGCGTATACATGGGTAAAGGCGTTATCCAGGCAGTGAGCAATGTTAACGACATCATCGCTGAAGAACTGATTGGTCTCGACGTAACCGACCAGGCAGGAATCGATAAACTCCTGATCGACCTCGACGGTACTCACAATAAAGCCAAACTGGGCGCCAACGCTACCCTCGCTGTGAGCATGGCCGTTGCCAAAGCCGCCGCAGAAGTAGCCAACCTCCCCCTCTATCGCTACCTCGGTGGCGTTAATGCCAACACACTGCCCCTGCCCCTGATGAACATCCTCAACGGTGGCGTTCACGCAGATAACAAAATCGACTACCAGGAATTCATGATCATACCCGTAGGTGCAGCAACCTTCTCCGAAGGCCTCCGCTGGGGCGTGGAAATTTTCCACCACCTCAAATCCGTACTCAAAAAGAAAGGATATAGCACTAACGTAGGCGACGAAGGCGGTTTCGCTCCCGAAATCCAGAGCAACGAAGAAGCCATCGAAACCGTACTCCAAGCCATCGAAGCCGCCGGCTACAAACCAGGCGAACAAATCGGTATCGCCCTCGACGCCGCCAGCAGCGAAATGTTCAACGACGCCGACAAAACTTACAAATTCTACAAAAGCTCCGGCAAAATCATCACCAGCGACGAAATGGTCGCCTACTGGGCCGAATGGTGCAAAAAGTACCCCATCCTCTCCATCGAAGATGGTATGGCAGAAGACGATTGGGACGGCTGGAAAAAACTCACCGAAGCAATCGGCGCTAACGTACAACTCGTAGGCGACGACCTGTTCGTAACCAACGTAAACCGCCTCAAACAAGGCATAGACCAGGATATCGCCAACAGCATCCTCATCAAAGTAAACCAGATCGGTACCATCACCGAAACCATCAATGCCGTTAACATGGCCCACAAAGCTGGTTATACCTCCATCATGAGCCACCGCTCCGGCGAAACAGAAGATACCACCATCGCTGACCTCGCCGTTGCACTCAACTGCGGCCAGATCAAAACCGGCTCCGCTTCCCGTACAGATCGTATGGCCAAATACAACCAACTGATCCGTATCGAAGAACAACTGGGCGAAACGGCCTTTTTTCCGAAAAATTCCGTTAAATTTGGTAAGAGATAA
- a CDS encoding DUF6134 family protein has product MRGIFLIILLTFGGIVMTSSLFAQTHTFDIRIGSNNTIGTIEVQKKENGSVRHILIKSRVQMMLLSKMNSDLSVEFRDNLLLQARSVRQSNKSGEDKATITKREGNDYVVVHNGDRSVLSNTNIQHTVAELYFSEPRDVSRIFSETLGQFLTLKALGNGQYELNLPEGKRNIYKYIKGLLVEVEVNHTLGKAYFKKTS; this is encoded by the coding sequence ATGAGAGGCATATTTCTTATAATACTGTTGACTTTTGGAGGTATCGTGATGACATCATCGCTGTTTGCACAGACCCATACCTTTGACATTCGAATTGGCAGTAATAACACTATTGGTACTATTGAGGTACAAAAGAAGGAGAATGGATCTGTCCGGCATATATTGATCAAAAGCCGGGTACAGATGATGTTGTTGTCCAAGATGAACAGTGATCTGAGTGTGGAGTTCAGGGATAATTTACTGTTGCAGGCCCGTTCTGTACGTCAGAGCAATAAGTCTGGTGAGGACAAGGCTACGATCACCAAGCGGGAGGGGAATGACTATGTGGTGGTACACAATGGGGATCGTTCGGTATTGAGTAATACGAATATTCAGCATACGGTCGCGGAGTTATATTTTTCTGAGCCGCGGGATGTGTCGCGTATCTTTTCGGAGACGTTGGGTCAGTTCCTTACCTTGAAGGCTTTAGGGAATGGGCAGTATGAGCTGAATTTGCCGGAGGGGAAACGTAATATTTACAAGTATATTAAGGGCTTACTGGTAGAAGTAGAGGTGAATCATACACTTGGGAAAGCATACTTCAAGAAGACCAGTTAA
- the bcp gene encoding thioredoxin-dependent thiol peroxidase — protein sequence MMHLKEGDKAPIFKGTDQHGNTVSLKDFKGKKVVLYFYPKDMTPGCTAQACNLRDNYAALQQAGYVVVGVSADSAQRHAKFAEKYELPFPLLADEQREIIEQYGVWGEKKFMGRVFDGIHRVTFVIDEKGVIERIITKPNTKDHTAEILGA from the coding sequence ATGATGCATTTAAAAGAAGGGGATAAAGCTCCTATATTTAAAGGGACGGACCAGCATGGTAATACCGTTTCGTTAAAAGACTTTAAGGGTAAGAAGGTGGTGTTATATTTCTATCCGAAGGATATGACGCCGGGGTGTACGGCGCAGGCCTGTAATCTGCGAGATAACTATGCAGCTTTGCAGCAGGCGGGGTATGTGGTGGTAGGTGTGAGTGCAGACAGTGCGCAACGGCATGCGAAGTTTGCAGAGAAATATGAGCTACCTTTTCCTTTGCTGGCGGATGAGCAGCGGGAGATCATTGAGCAATATGGTGTATGGGGCGAGAAGAAGTTTATGGGACGTGTATTTGACGGTATACACCGGGTAACGTTTGTGATCGATGAAAAAGGAGTGATTGAAAGGATCATTACCAAGCCGAATACAAAGGATCATACTGCGGAGATATTAGGTGCTTAG
- a CDS encoding M23 family metallopeptidase, producing the protein MKRIIAGICCLLPQLLQAQYLPGKSYPQGYFRNPLNIPIELAGNFGELRPNHFHSGIDIKTAQRENLPVHAAADGYVSRVNVSHSGFGYALYLTHPNGYTTLYAHLNGYYPALAAYIKQQQYKQESWAGNFEIPAGMFPVKKGDFVAWSGNTGGSAGPHLHFEIRNTKSEKPLNPMLFGFDIPDTRTPEVFRVAVYDMEKSIYEQTPVMLPVKKVDGEYVTTQPVVKVRASQAGVAINAIDRQSNSANANGIYEVLLFDNDVPSIGFQLDDIGYEETRYINAHVDYKVKKGGGPYLQLVFSLPGNNLGIYHDIKGDGTIDLSDGAAHPVKLLVKDAYGNSSTVKFSLQQSGEPTDAPACANTMYPESRNIFENNQVEFYLDEAALYDRICFNYRELPNANPKAYSNTYRLHTALVPIHDYYTLRMKPTKEVPASLTNKVIMVRSGLGEGVSATTLVNGWYEGKFRDFGDFHLEIDTVAPSVTTVGGLKNGSNLAKAAKLSFAMSDASGIKTYRATLDGKWLLLSRRGNVLTYTFDEHCGPGAHALQLTVTDEVGNEKVHTFTFKR; encoded by the coding sequence ATGAAAAGAATAATAGCAGGTATTTGTTGTTTGCTACCACAGTTATTACAAGCACAATATTTACCAGGGAAGAGTTATCCGCAGGGGTATTTTCGAAATCCGCTGAACATTCCGATCGAGTTGGCGGGCAATTTTGGGGAGTTGCGTCCTAATCACTTTCATTCCGGTATAGACATTAAGACTGCGCAGCGGGAGAATCTGCCTGTTCATGCGGCGGCTGACGGTTATGTAAGCCGGGTGAATGTATCTCATTCGGGATTTGGTTATGCCTTATACCTTACACATCCGAACGGGTATACGACTTTGTATGCGCATTTGAACGGTTATTATCCTGCTTTGGCAGCTTATATAAAACAGCAGCAGTATAAGCAGGAATCCTGGGCCGGGAACTTTGAGATACCGGCGGGGATGTTTCCGGTGAAGAAAGGGGATTTTGTGGCCTGGAGTGGTAATACGGGTGGATCTGCCGGTCCTCATCTGCATTTCGAGATACGTAATACTAAATCGGAGAAGCCATTGAACCCGATGTTGTTTGGTTTTGATATTCCTGATACGCGGACGCCGGAGGTATTTCGTGTAGCGGTGTACGATATGGAGAAAAGCATTTACGAGCAGACACCTGTGATGTTGCCGGTGAAGAAAGTGGATGGGGAGTATGTGACGACGCAGCCGGTGGTAAAGGTGAGGGCTTCGCAGGCTGGGGTTGCGATTAACGCGATCGACCGTCAGAGTAATTCGGCCAATGCGAATGGGATATATGAGGTGTTGTTGTTTGATAATGATGTGCCCAGCATTGGCTTCCAGCTGGATGACATCGGTTATGAAGAGACCCGTTATATCAATGCACATGTGGACTACAAGGTGAAGAAGGGTGGTGGGCCTTATTTGCAATTAGTTTTTTCCCTGCCAGGCAATAACCTGGGTATTTACCATGATATCAAGGGGGATGGTACGATTGATCTGTCTGACGGTGCTGCGCATCCGGTGAAGTTGTTGGTAAAAGATGCTTACGGTAATAGTTCTACGGTGAAATTTTCCCTGCAACAATCGGGGGAGCCGACGGATGCTCCTGCTTGTGCGAATACGATGTATCCGGAGTCGAGGAATATATTTGAAAATAACCAGGTGGAATTTTACCTGGATGAAGCGGCGTTGTATGACAGAATCTGTTTTAACTACCGGGAGTTGCCTAATGCTAATCCGAAAGCTTATTCCAACACTTACCGGCTGCATACGGCGCTGGTACCTATTCACGATTATTATACCCTGCGTATGAAGCCTACCAAGGAGGTGCCGGCTTCGCTGACCAATAAGGTGATCATGGTGCGTAGCGGATTGGGAGAGGGTGTGTCTGCGACGACATTGGTGAATGGCTGGTATGAAGGGAAGTTCAGGGATTTCGGCGATTTTCACCTGGAGATAGATACGGTCGCACCTAGTGTGACGACTGTCGGCGGACTGAAAAACGGCAGTAACCTGGCTAAGGCGGCAAAGTTGTCGTTTGCGATGAGTGATGCGAGTGGTATCAAAACTTACCGGGCTACGCTGGACGGTAAGTGGTTGTTACTATCCAGGAGGGGTAATGTGCTGACCTATACATTTGACGAACATTGCGGGCCTGGCGCACATGCCCTGCAGCTGACCGTTACGGATGAAGTAGGGAATGAGAAGGTACATACATTTACATTTAAACGTTAA
- a CDS encoding c-type cytochrome, protein MKTRLPLLLASLSLLLLSCTKKEAPAPTPPEDPNVVTANNVSYTNFTKDLLKTNCSGCHGGTGGASRAWKYEDTYDNAKTNGARLNDAVQSGRMPIGGRTLTQQQKELLKAWITRNMPQ, encoded by the coding sequence ATGAAGACACGCCTGCCCCTGTTGTTGGCATCGTTATCACTATTATTGCTGTCCTGTACCAAAAAAGAGGCGCCAGCACCTACTCCCCCTGAGGACCCCAATGTTGTGACTGCTAATAATGTTAGCTATACCAACTTTACGAAAGATCTTTTGAAGACCAATTGTTCTGGCTGCCATGGTGGCACGGGGGGTGCTTCGCGGGCGTGGAAGTATGAGGATACTTACGATAATGCGAAGACGAATGGTGCACGTTTGAATGATGCGGTACAATCTGGTCGTATGCCGATAGGCGGCCGTACGCTGACACAGCAGCAGAAGGAGCTGTTGAAGGCATGGATCACGCGGAATATGCCGCAATAG
- a CDS encoding FtsB family cell division protein, with protein MPAIKSFKVPSYLRNKYFAAALAFVIWLAFLDRNNLLSQYQLQSEVNTLEGQKEFFKSEIDNTRKEQQELLSSPEKLEKFAREKYLMKKDNEDLFIVTETPKEKK; from the coding sequence ATGCCAGCGATCAAATCATTCAAAGTGCCTAGCTACCTACGCAACAAATACTTTGCGGCAGCACTCGCATTTGTCATCTGGCTCGCGTTCCTCGACCGAAATAACCTCCTGTCCCAATACCAGCTACAATCAGAAGTAAATACCCTCGAAGGACAAAAAGAATTCTTTAAATCAGAAATAGATAATACCCGCAAAGAACAACAGGAACTACTCTCAAGCCCCGAAAAATTAGAGAAATTCGCCCGCGAAAAATACCTCATGAAAAAAGACAATGAAGACCTCTTCATCGTCACAGAAACCCCCAAAGAAAAAAAATAG
- a CDS encoding nucleoside permease — protein sequence MKLTTRVQLSTMMFLEFFIWGAWFVTMGTFLLTHLHTSGTQVGVAYLTQSIGAIVAPFIIGLIADKFIAAQIILGILHIAGAILLWVASTAVDFDGFYPLLLVYMILYMPTLALVNSISFRQMQDPSKEFPPIRLLGTLGWIIAGLVIGWLAWEKNGNLALTFKMAAIASAILGVFAFTLPHTPPLKKDQKVSVSDILGLDAIRLLKNKSYLLFFLSSVAICIPLAFYYNFTNPFLNEVGMSSAAGKQSMGQISELLFMALMPLFFARLGVKKMLAVGMLAWVVRYGLFAYGNVDANYWMLIGGIVLHGICYDFFFVTGQIYTDNLAGERFKSAAQGLVTLATYGVGMLIGFLISGPIVDNFKTGETHDWHSIWMIPAGIAAVVLVLFLLFFKDTNTKTQTK from the coding sequence ATGAAACTAACTACCAGAGTGCAATTGTCTACCATGATGTTCCTCGAGTTCTTCATCTGGGGAGCTTGGTTCGTAACAATGGGCACATTCCTGCTCACGCACCTGCATACCTCCGGTACCCAGGTAGGTGTAGCGTACCTTACACAATCCATCGGCGCCATTGTCGCTCCTTTCATCATCGGCCTCATCGCCGATAAATTCATCGCAGCCCAGATCATCCTCGGTATATTGCACATCGCCGGCGCTATCCTCCTCTGGGTAGCCAGCACCGCCGTCGACTTCGATGGCTTCTACCCCCTGCTCCTGGTATACATGATCCTGTATATGCCCACCCTCGCATTAGTCAACTCTATCTCATTCCGACAAATGCAAGACCCTAGCAAAGAATTCCCTCCTATCCGACTCCTCGGTACCCTCGGCTGGATCATCGCCGGCCTCGTAATCGGATGGCTCGCGTGGGAGAAAAATGGCAACCTCGCCCTTACCTTCAAAATGGCAGCCATAGCTTCCGCCATACTCGGCGTATTCGCATTCACCCTGCCACACACACCTCCACTGAAAAAAGACCAGAAAGTATCCGTAAGCGATATCCTCGGCCTCGACGCTATCCGCTTACTGAAAAATAAATCTTACCTCCTGTTCTTCCTGTCTTCCGTAGCCATCTGTATCCCACTGGCATTCTACTATAACTTCACCAACCCATTCCTCAATGAAGTAGGTATGAGCTCCGCCGCCGGTAAACAATCAATGGGACAGATATCCGAACTCCTGTTCATGGCCCTCATGCCCCTCTTCTTCGCACGCCTCGGCGTAAAGAAAATGCTGGCAGTAGGCATGCTCGCCTGGGTAGTACGCTACGGACTGTTCGCATACGGCAACGTAGACGCAAACTACTGGATGCTCATCGGCGGTATCGTATTACATGGTATCTGCTACGACTTCTTCTTCGTAACCGGTCAGATATACACCGATAACCTCGCCGGCGAACGCTTTAAAAGCGCCGCACAAGGCCTCGTTACCTTAGCAACATATGGCGTCGGAATGCTGATCGGATTCCTCATCTCCGGCCCTATCGTAGATAATTTCAAAACAGGCGAAACACACGACTGGCACAGTATCTGGATGATACCCGCCGGTATCGCCGCCGTTGTACTGGTATTGTTCCTCCTCTTCTTCAAAGACACCAATACCAAAACACAAACGAAATAA